From Sphingobium sp. B2D3C:
GAGCGCATCCCCGGCTTCGAGGAGGCCTATATCGTCATGGAATCCCCCACCGGCGGCGCGCGCGAGGGCCGGCGGATCGTCGGCGATTATATCCTCACCGAGGATGATGTGCTGGCAGGGCGGCGCTTTCCCGACGTGATCGCCAAGGGCGGGCCGCGCGGGCCGGACCTGCATTCGGTGACCGGCCTGTGGGGCGATGGCGTGGCCTCGCCGTTCAAGGCGCCATACGACATTCCCCATCGCATCCTGCTGCCCAAGGGCATTGAGGGCCTGCTGGTAGCGGGGCGCTGCGTCTCCGCCACCTTCGCGGCGCTGGGCGCGGTGCGCGATCAGGCGACCTGCATGTCCATGGGCGAGGCGGCGGGTGCGGCGGCAAGCCTTGCGGTGCGCGCGGGCGTTACCCCGCGTCAGGTGGACGTGCGCGCCGTGCAGCAGCGCCTGCTCGATCAGGGCGCGCTGCTTTACATTGGCGATGAGCAGCCGCTGGAGATGGAGCCGGCGGAGTGATCACCCGCGCGGCTATTCCCCGCGTCTGATGAAGTCCGCAGCGCGCTCGGCGACCATGATGACCGGGAGGTTGGTATTGCCGCCGGGCAGGCGCGGGAAGATGGAGGCGTCGACCACTCGCAGCCCGTCGACGCCATTCACCCGCAGGCGCCCGTCGACGACGGCCTGCGCATCGCTGCCCATGCGGCAGGTGCCGCTCGGGTGATAGGCCGTCGCCGCTGTCTCGCGGATATAGGCCATGACTTCCTCATCCGACAGCAAGGGTCGCTCCGGCCGCCGCATCTGCCCCACCACCTTGGCGAGCGCCGGCTGACGGATGAGCGCCTCCAGTCCGCGATAGCCGCCGAGCATGGCGCGCTGATCCTCCGGGTCGCTCATCAGGTTGAAGGCGATGCGCGGATGGGCCAGCGGATCGGGCGAACCGAGCTTCAGCCAGCCCCGGCTCTTGGGGTAGTTGAGCGACCACATCGCCCCCATGCGCGGCCCGAACGGCCGGGCCACGCCGGGGAACCAGACCCGCGAGAACATGGAGAGCGGGATCAGCAGGAAGTGCATGTCGATCACATCCGGGTCCGCGCCGGTGGCGACATTGGCGGAAGCGGCGAGCGGGGGCGCCCCCATGATGCTCTTGCGCCCTGCCACCCAGCGCAGGAACGAGCCGGTCAGCCGGTCGAAGCGCAATTCCCGGTCGAAGGCGAGCGCAGGATCGAGATCGAACTCCATGCCGGCGCCGGGATGATCCTGCAGATTGGCGCCGACCTCGCCGCTTTCCACGGCGACATCCAGGCCCATCTCCTGCAGATGGGCGCCCGGCCCAATGCCCGAGAGCAGCAGCAGTTGCGGCGCGTTGATCGCGCCGCCGGCCAGCAGCACTTCGCGCTCGGCGAGGATCTCTTCCAGTCGCCCGTTGCGTGAAACCTCGATGCCGATTGCCCGGCCATCACGCAGCAGCACACGCGTCGCCACGGCACCGGTGCGCACCTCCAGATTGGGCCGGCGCAGCGCCGGACGCAGATAGGCCTCCGACGTATTGGCGCGGCGACCGTTGCGCGTCGTGAAATCCGGCATGCCGAAACCGTCGGTTCGCGGGCCGTTGAAATCCTCCGTGATCGGGTAGCCGAGCGACCGGGCCGCCTCCAGCACATTGGCCATCAGCGGGCTGGGCGCCGGATGCGGCTCGACGCTCAGCGGCCCGCTGCCGCCATGTTCGGGCGTATCGCCGCGCCAGTGCCGCTCCAGCTTGCGGAACCAGGGCAGCACATCGTCCCAGCCCCAGTCGGCGAGGCCGGTATCGCGCCAGCCATCATAATCGGCCTTGTGCCCCCGGATCGCCATCATGCCGTTGAGCGAGGACGTGCCGCCGAGCATCCGCCCGCGCGCGACCGGCAGGCGGCGGCCGTCCAGCTCCGCCTCCGGCTCCGACATGAAGCCCCAGGTGAGCGCCGGATTGGGCCACAGCTTGGAGACCGCCAGCGGCAGGCGCACATCCAGCCGCCGGTCGCTGCCGCCGGCTTCCAGCAGCAGCACGCGGTTGCGCGGATCTTCGGACAGGCGGGCGGCGAGCACGCAGCCTGCCGAGCCGGCGCCGACGACGATGTAATCGAACCGGTCCACGCTCAGATGACTTTCCAGAACCGGAATATGGAGCCTTCCGGATTGCGCTGGCCGACGCCGACGAAAATCGTGCGGTTCAGCCAGTCATAGGGGCCGGCGGGCGCCTCGAAGCGCGGAGTCATGCGCATATAATAGCTTTGCGGATCGACCTGCTCGCCCGCCAGCAAGGCCTTGACCACCTCCGGCGGGGCGCTGCGCACGCCGGTGCTGCGCTTGAGGATATGGGCGCCGTCGTCCGTCTCCAGCAGATATTGCGATTCGAACCGCCCACCGCCATCGGGGCGCACGAGGGGAAAGTCGCCGCCGCTGCCCTTGACGATCCGGCCCGAAAGGCCGGGGCCGGAGAAGCTGCCCTCGCCGATCAGCACCGCACCGCGCGTGTAGCCCTGCGCCACCTCGATATGCATGCGCGGACCAAGGCCGATGCGCATTTCCAGAGCGAATTCCAGCCGCATGGTCAGACGATCCTCTCGATGTTGAGGACAGGGCTGCCCTCGGCCTGCTCGGCAACGAACGCCAGCCGTGCCAGATGGGCGACGCCGCCATCCTCGGCGGCCTCGAACAGCAAAGCGAGCCGCAGTCCCTCGAAATCCGGCGCGCGGGTGCGATAGCCATTGCCGAAGCAGCGGGCGAAACTGCCATCGCTGAAGGCGACATAATAAGAGGCTTCGACCACCGTGACGCCATCAGCGCGCAGCAGATGCATCTCGCTGCCGCCGACCAGCCGGCCCTCAAGCCCCTCGCCTACGAAGGTGCCGCCGCCGATGGACACATAGCTGCGCTGGCCGCCGGTCGCGATCTCGCCGACCGTGACCGGGAAGGCGCGCATGGGCGTCATGCGGAAGGCGGGCGCGAAGCCGGGCACCGGCGCGCTGCTTCCCTCAGCCATGACCGTGGACCTGATGATCGTGCGCGATCGTCACGGATTTGAGTTCGGTATAGGCTTCCACCCCGGCTCTCCCATTTTCGCGGCCGAAGCCGGATTGCCTGACGCCGCCCGCGGGCATCGCGATGTCGCCAGCGCTGCTGTTGACCCGCACGGTCCCGGCCCGGAGGCGACTGACCATGCCATGCGCCCGCGAGAGGCTGCGCGTCCAGACATAGGCGGAGAGGCCATAGCGGCTCGCATTGGCTAGTGCGGCGATTTCATCGAGATCGTCGGTATCGAACGGGATCGCGCACAGCACGGGGCCGAAAATCTCCTCATCCACCGCCGCCATGCCCGCCTGCACGGAGCCGAGCACCGTCGGCGCGACATAATAGCCTTGCTCCGGCAGGGCGATGTCGCCGCCCGCGCGGCTGGCGCCCTGTGTGAGGGCGCCCTCGACAAAGCCCATGATCCGCGCGCGTTGTGCCTGCGTGATGACAGGGCCGAGCTGGGTCGCGGGATCGAGCGGATCGCCGATCGTCATGCCCGCGCCGATGCGGGCGATCTTCTCCACCAGCGTATCGGCCACGGACCGATGCACGAACAGGCGCGAGCCGGCCGAACAGGTCTGCCCGCTGTTGAAGAAGATGTTCATGGCGATGGCGCGCGCGGCGGCATCGAGATCGGCGTCGGCAAAGACGATGACCGGCGATTTGCCGCCCAGCTCCACCGTCACCCGCTTCATCTGCCGCGCGCAGTCGGCCGCGATCTGCGTGCCGGTCGCCGTCGATCCGGTGAAGCTGATCTTCGCGACGCCGGGATGATCGACCAGCGCCGCACCCACGACCGGACCAAGGCCGGTCACGACATTGAAGAAGCCCGGCGGCACGCCGCAGGCCACGGCCAGTTCCGCCAGCTTGAGCGCGGAGAGCGAGGATTGCTCCGCCGGCTTGAGCACCACCGCACAGCCCGCCGCAATCGCGGGGCCGAGCTTGAACGCGGCGCCCATCAACGGATAATTCCAGGGAATGATGTGGCCGACCACGCCGACCGGCTCGCGCAGCGTATACGCCGTCGTCTCGCCGGGTTGGGAAAGCTCCATGCTCTCCCCGGTGAGCTTGGTCGCCCAGCCCGCGAAATAGCGCAAGGTCGCGGCCGTGCCGGGCACGTCGACCCGCCGGCTGTTGCTGATCGGCTTACCGGTATCGAGCGTTTCGAGCAGCGCGAAATCCTCGGCATGGCGCTCCACCGCCTGCGCCAGTGCCAACAGGGCATCCTGCCGCTGGGCGGGTGTCCAGCGCGTGCGCCGGGCCGCGACCATCGCCGATTCGGCCGCCTGCACGGCCTGGTCGATATCCGCCGCAGTCCCCGCACCGACCTCGGCAAAGACCGCGCCGGTCGCGGGGTTTTCCACCGGCAGCCGGTCGCCCGCCGCAGGGGGCGTCCACGCGCCGCCAATGAAATGACGCGCCTCGGCGGCAAGGGGCAATGGCACTTTCAACGTCATCTCAAATACATGTCCATGATGCGGCTGAGGCCCCTGCTATCAGCGCGCCTGCGGGCAAACTTGTCTCGCGACGCATCTTTCTGACCAGCGCCGCACTGGAGACAAAATCAACAGTGCGGCGGTCTGCTGGACAGGCTCCGGTCTGGGGTCTAGCGTGCGCAAAAGCCGGACCGAGGGCAAAAGACCCCGGCCAGGATGCGAGAGGAGCCACGGGGATGCACATCTTCACCACTAAGGCATCGAGCCGCGTCGAGCGCAGCCGGCAATGGTGCGCCGTCACGCAGGCGCCCCACATCGAATTTGCGGACGATCGCGAGGCGTCGCTGCGCGGCGGCGATTTCGGCGCGCTCCGTTTCTGCATCGTTTCGCTGGGCAGTCACCGGCTTGTTCTGCCCGACATGGCCGATCGACGATCGCCACCGACCATGAAGCTGCTGTTCCAGGAAGAAGGCACTGCCCGGATCAGCCAGGGCGGACTCTACAATGATGTGCAAGCCGGCCAGTGGTGCGCGCTGCGCAAGGACGTGCCCTACACCATCGACGCGCCGGACCAGTGCCGCCAGTTGGCGGTGACGGTGCCGTGCAGCCTGCTCACCGCGCCCCGCTGGAGCCTGGACCGCTGGCGCAAGCCCCGTAGCTTCCTGCGCGGGCCGGCCCAGATCCTTCATGCCAGCGTGAGCGCCTCGGTCATGACCGGCAACACGCTGCGGATGCAGGACCGCGAGCTGCTCGGCGACCAGATCGCCCATCTGGTCAACATGACCATCCATGCCGATGACGTGCTGACCATGCCCGACCCGCGCGAAAGCCGGCGACGGGCGATCCTGGAATATGTCGACCGGCATCTGGCCGATGCGGACTTGAGCATCGCGCGCATCGCGCGGGATTTCAGCATGTCGAGCCGCTCGATCCACAAGCTGTTCGAGGGTGAAGCCTATACCATTGCCCGCGCCATCTGGGACCGGCGGCTGGAGCGCTGCCGCGAGGAGATGGTCGACCCGGCCCTCGCCCGCCGCTCGATCACCGAGATCGCCCACCTTTGGGGCTTTAGCGATTCCCAGCATTTCAGCCGGGCTTTCAAGCAGCGCTTCGGCCTTACGCCGCGCGATTATCGCAATCTCTTCTCGCTGCACTGAACGGCCCGGAAGGGGGATCGCGATCGCGAGCACGACCAGTCAGGTCGATGCGCTCCCATCCAATCGGCATGTCGCGCTGAGCGTCTATCCAGATAGACCTGCCGCTCGATGCCTGCCGACCGCAGGCCTGCCACCCGGGAACAGATAAACGTGACCAGAAGACA
This genomic window contains:
- a CDS encoding helix-turn-helix domain-containing protein, encoding MHIFTTKASSRVERSRQWCAVTQAPHIEFADDREASLRGGDFGALRFCIVSLGSHRLVLPDMADRRSPPTMKLLFQEEGTARISQGGLYNDVQAGQWCALRKDVPYTIDAPDQCRQLAVTVPCSLLTAPRWSLDRWRKPRSFLRGPAQILHASVSASVMTGNTLRMQDRELLGDQIAHLVNMTIHADDVLTMPDPRESRRRAILEYVDRHLADADLSIARIARDFSMSSRSIHKLFEGEAYTIARAIWDRRLERCREEMVDPALARRSITEIAHLWGFSDSQHFSRAFKQRFGLTPRDYRNLFSLH
- a CDS encoding DUF3237 domain-containing protein encodes the protein MRLEFALEMRIGLGPRMHIEVAQGYTRGAVLIGEGSFSGPGLSGRIVKGSGGDFPLVRPDGGGRFESQYLLETDDGAHILKRSTGVRSAPPEVVKALLAGEQVDPQSYYMRMTPRFEAPAGPYDWLNRTIFVGVGQRNPEGSIFRFWKVI
- a CDS encoding GMC family oxidoreductase produces the protein MDRFDYIVVGAGSAGCVLAARLSEDPRNRVLLLEAGGSDRRLDVRLPLAVSKLWPNPALTWGFMSEPEAELDGRRLPVARGRMLGGTSSLNGMMAIRGHKADYDGWRDTGLADWGWDDVLPWFRKLERHWRGDTPEHGGSGPLSVEPHPAPSPLMANVLEAARSLGYPITEDFNGPRTDGFGMPDFTTRNGRRANTSEAYLRPALRRPNLEVRTGAVATRVLLRDGRAIGIEVSRNGRLEEILAEREVLLAGGAINAPQLLLLSGIGPGAHLQEMGLDVAVESGEVGANLQDHPGAGMEFDLDPALAFDRELRFDRLTGSFLRWVAGRKSIMGAPPLAASANVATGADPDVIDMHFLLIPLSMFSRVWFPGVARPFGPRMGAMWSLNYPKSRGWLKLGSPDPLAHPRIAFNLMSDPEDQRAMLGGYRGLEALIRQPALAKVVGQMRRPERPLLSDEEVMAYIRETAATAYHPSGTCRMGSDAQAVVDGRLRVNGVDGLRVVDASIFPRLPGGNTNLPVIMVAERAADFIRRGE
- a CDS encoding aldehyde dehydrogenase family protein; its protein translation is MTLKVPLPLAAEARHFIGGAWTPPAAGDRLPVENPATGAVFAEVGAGTAADIDQAVQAAESAMVAARRTRWTPAQRQDALLALAQAVERHAEDFALLETLDTGKPISNSRRVDVPGTAATLRYFAGWATKLTGESMELSQPGETTAYTLREPVGVVGHIIPWNYPLMGAAFKLGPAIAAGCAVVLKPAEQSSLSALKLAELAVACGVPPGFFNVVTGLGPVVGAALVDHPGVAKISFTGSTATGTQIAADCARQMKRVTVELGGKSPVIVFADADLDAAARAIAMNIFFNSGQTCSAGSRLFVHRSVADTLVEKIARIGAGMTIGDPLDPATQLGPVITQAQRARIMGFVEGALTQGASRAGGDIALPEQGYYVAPTVLGSVQAGMAAVDEEIFGPVLCAIPFDTDDLDEIAALANASRYGLSAYVWTRSLSRAHGMVSRLRAGTVRVNSSAGDIAMPAGGVRQSGFGRENGRAGVEAYTELKSVTIAHDHQVHGHG
- a CDS encoding DUF3237 domain-containing protein; amino-acid sequence: MAEGSSAPVPGFAPAFRMTPMRAFPVTVGEIATGGQRSYVSIGGGTFVGEGLEGRLVGGSEMHLLRADGVTVVEASYYVAFSDGSFARCFGNGYRTRAPDFEGLRLALLFEAAEDGGVAHLARLAFVAEQAEGSPVLNIERIV